From Salvia splendens isolate huo1 chromosome 16, SspV2, whole genome shotgun sequence, a single genomic window includes:
- the LOC121771056 gene encoding GEM-like protein 1, with product MSSDSTSNPSNSNAASAPINPKESKSESATSTAPAPATATITTTSPATAPDTASDAAGYAPYPKLAPDDVAPVADTWSSAPPHVTAPTGSNPYVSTDPVPVPPSPIKSNVDKMKDVLSKWGKKASVASKKAEDLAGNMWQNLKTGPSITDAAVGRIARSTKVMSEGGYEKVFQNTFENAPEEKLLKYYGCYLSTSVGPVAGVLYLSTAKVAFCSDDPLSYKVPESEEVRMSYYKVVITLQQLKAVNASTSKTNSVEKYIQIISVDNHEFWFMGFVYYDSAVKNLQGALQARQS from the exons ATGAGTTCTGATTCAACATCAAATCCTTCCAATTCCAACGCAGCGTCAGCCCCAATCAATCCCAAGGAATCCAAGTCGGAATCCGCCACATCCACCGCCCCCGCCCCCGCCACCGCCACCATCACCACCACCTCCCCCGCCACCGCCCCGGATACCGCCAGCGATGCAGCCGGCTATGCTCCCTACCCAAAACTGGCTCCGGACGACGTCGCTCCAGTCGCCGACACTTGGAGCTCCGCCCCCCCTCACGTCACCGCCCCCACCGGCTCAAACCCATATGTCTCCACCGATCCCGTGCCCGTGCCCCCCTCTCCGATCAAGA GTAACGTGGATAAGATGAAGGACGTGCTGAGTAAATGGGGAAAGAAAGCTAGCGTAGCCTCTAAGAAGGCTGAAGACTTGGCTGGGAACATGTGGCAAAACT TGAAAACGGGACCAAGTATCACAGATGCTGCTGTTGGAAGGATAGCACGGAGCACCAAGGTTATGTCAGAAGGTGGATATGAAAAGGTCTTTCAGAATACATTTGAAAATGCCCCAGAAGAAAAGTTGCTGAAATATTATGGATGCTATTTGTCTACATCTGTGGGTCCTGTTGCTGGAGTCCTTTATTTGTCAACTGCAAAAGTAGCATTTTGCAGTGATGATCCTCTTTCATACAAGGTTCCGGAGTCGGAGGAGGTTCGTATGAGCTACTACAAG GTGGTTATCACATTGCAGCAACTGAAGGCGGTTAATGCTTCAACAAGCAAAACAAACTCAGTTGAGAAATATATCCAGATTATTTCCGTGGACAATCATGAATTCTGGTTCATGGGATTCGTCTACTACGACAGTGCTGTTAAAAATTTACAAGGTGCGTTGCAGGCTCGTCAGTCGTAA
- the LOC121772540 gene encoding glucose-6-phosphate isomerase 1, chloroplastic-like, whose product MASSVSGGLSFKLTPHSLTHRTTPSLFFHPAAQLRVARQVPPETLSNSASATDAAVRSSAHALEKDPRELWKRYVDWLYQHKELGLYLDVSRVGFTDEFFREMEPRLQKAFTDMEELEKGAIANPDEGRMVGHYWLRNPKLAPKAILTQQIETTLESICDFADLVISGKIKPSQKERFTQILSIGIGGSALGPQFVAEALAPDNPPLKIRFIDNTDPAGIDHQIAQLGSELESTLVIVVSKSGGTPETRNGLLEVQKAFREAGLDFAKQGVAITQENSLLDNTARIEGWLARFPMFDWVGGRTSEMSAVGLLAAALQGIDIKEMLAGAALMDEANRTKLVRDNPAALLALCWYWAADGVGSKDMVVLPYKDSLLLFSRYLQQLVMESLGKEFDLDGNRVNQGLSVYGNKGSTDQHAYIQQLRDGVHNFFVTFIEVLRDRPPGHDWELEPGVTCGDYLFGFLQGTRSALYANNRESITVTVQEVTPRSVGALVALYERAVGIYASLVNINAYHQPGVEAGKKAAGEVLALQKRVLAVLNEASCKQPIEPLTLEEIADRCHAPEEIEMIYKIIAHMAANDRALIAEGSCGTPKTVKVFLGECNVDDMYP is encoded by the exons ATGGCTTCCTCCGTTTCCGGCGGCCTCTCCTTCAAGCTCACCCCGCACTCCCTCACTCACCGCACCACCCCGTCTCTCTTCTTTCACCCCGCCGCCCAATTGAGGGTGGCGCGCCAGGTCCCCCCGGAGACGCTCTCCAATTCCGCCTCCGCCACCGACGCCGCCGTGCGGTCGTCAGCGCACGCGCTGGAGAAGGACCCCCGCGAGCTGTGGAAGAGGTACGTGGACTGGCTGTACCAGCACAAGGAGCTGGGGCTCTACCTGGACGTGAGCCGGGTCGGGTTCACCGACGAATTCTTCCGCGAAATGGAGCCCCGCCTCCAGAAGGCCTTTACCGACATGGAGGAGCTCGAGAAGGGGGCGATTGCCAATCCGGATGAGGGCAGGATGGTGGGCCACTATTGGCTCAGGAATCCCAAGCTCGCCCCCAAAGCTATCCTCACTCAGCAGATAGAGACTACGTTGGAGAGTATCTGTGATTTTGCTGACCTTGTCATCAGTGGTAAG ATTAAGCCCTCTCAGAAAGAAAGATTTACCCAAATCCTTTCTATTGGAATTGGTGGTTCAGCTCTGGGGCCACAATTTGTTGCAGAGGCACTGGCTCCTGATAATCCCCCACTTAAG ATAAGATTCATTGACAATACAGATCCAGCTGGGATTGATCATCAGATAGCGCAGCTTGGCAGTGAGCTAGAATCTACGCTTGTAATAGTGGTTTCAAAG AGTGGAGGCACACCCGAAACAAGAAATGGTCTACTTGAAGTTCAGAAAGCCTTCCGTGAAGCTGGTCTGGATTTCGCAAAACAG GGTGTTGCAATTACACAAGAGAATTCATTGCTTGATAACACAGCCAGGATTGAAGGCTGGTTAGCAAGATTTCCCATGTTTGACTGGGTGGGTGGTAGAACGTCAGAAATGTCTGCTGTTGGTTTACTTGCAGCTGCACTTCAg GGAATTGATATTAAAGAAATGCTAGCTGGTGCAGCATTGATGGATGAAGCCAACAGAACCAAACTA GTCAGGGATAACCCAGCAGCGCTGCTAGCTTTATGTTGGTATTGGGCAGCAGATGGAGTCGGATCGAAG GATATGGTTGTCCTTCCTTACAAGGACAGCTTATTATTGTTCAGTCGATATTTGCAGCAGCTAGTCATGGAATCACTTGGAAAGGAGTTTGATCTGGATGGCAATCGG GTAAACCAAGGGTTAAGTGTTTATGGTAACAAGGGAAGCACTGATCAGCATGC ATACATTCAACAGCTCAGAGATGGGGTCCACAACTTTTTTGTCACGTTCATTGAAGTGCTACGAGATAGACCCCCTGGTCATGATTGGGAGCTTGAACCCGGTGTCACCTGTGGTGACTATCTATTTGGATTCTTACAG gGGACCAGATCTGCTTTATATGCCAATAACCGAGAGTCTATTACAGTCACTGTGCAAGAGGTGACACCCAGGTCCGTTGGTGCTTTGGTAGCCCTTTACGAGCGAGCAGTTGGGATTTATGCCTCATTGGTCAACATCAATGCCTACCATCAACCTG GAGTTGAAGCGGGCAAAAAAGCAGCAGGAGAAGTTTTAGCTCTTCAAAAACGTGTTCTTGCTGTATTAAATGAAGCAAG CTGCAAACAACCCATTGAACCGTTAACACTAGAAGAAATAGCTGATCGTTGCCATGCTCCTGAGGAA ATTGAAATGATCTACAAGATTATTGCGCATATGGCTGCCAACGATAGAGCTCTAATAGCTGAAGGGAGCTGTGGTACACCAAAAACCGTCAAGGTTTTCTTAGGGGAGTGCa